The Dermochelys coriacea isolate rDerCor1 chromosome 12, rDerCor1.pri.v4, whole genome shotgun sequence genome has a window encoding:
- the CEBPA gene encoding CCAAT/enhancer-binding protein alpha: MEQANFYEVDSRPPMSSSHLQTPQPGSAYSYREAPSAAAPAAGGAELSDICENENSIDISAYIDPAAFNDEFLADLFQHSKQQEKAKAILAGDFDFHSMHGASAAALGPGHPPPPPPHHPQQLFGCVAGYTDSKLDPLYERIAAPGLRPLVIKQEPREEAEGKQAALAALYPQQQQHPSHLQYQIAHCAQTTMHLQPGHPTPPPTPVPSPHHPHHPSSLPAAGALKMMSADHRGKTKKSVDKSSSEYRVRRERNNIAVRKSRDKAKQRNAETQQKVMELTNDNDRLRKRVEQLTRELETLRGIFRQLPESSLVKAMGNCA, encoded by the coding sequence ATGGAGCAAGCCAACTTCTACGAGGTCGATTCCCGGCCGCCGATGAGCAGCAGCCACCTCCAGACTCCGCAGCCCGGCAGCGCCTACAGCTACAGAGAGGCTCCCTCGGCGGCCGCACCTGCTGCGGGAGGCGCGGAGCTGAGCGACATCTGCGAGAACGAGAACTCCATCGACATCAGCGCCTACATCGACCCGGCCGCCTTCAACGACGAGTTCCTGGCCGACCTCTTCCAGCACAGCAAGCAGCAGGAGAAAGCCAAGGCCATCCTGGCCGGGGATTTCGACTTCCACAGCATGCACGGGGCCAGCGCCGCCGCCTTGGGGCCCGGGcatccgccgccgccgccgccgcaccACCCCCAGCAGCTCTTCGGCTGCGTGGCCGGCTACACGGACAGCAAGCTGGACCCCCTGTACGAGCGCATCGCTGCCCCCGGCTTGCGGCCCCTGGTGATTAAACAGGAgcccagggaggaggcggagggcAAGCAGGCGGCTCTGGCTGCCCTttacccccagcagcagcagcacccgtCCCATCTCCAGTACCAGATCGCCCACTGCGCGCAGACCACCATGCACCTCCAGCCTGGgcaccccaccccgcctcccacCCCCGTGCCCAGCCCGCACCACCCGCACCACCCGAGCAGCCTGCCCGCCGCCGGCGCCCTCAAGATGATGTCCGCGGATCATCGGGGCAAGACGAAAAAGTCAGTGGACAAGAGCAGCAGCGAGTACCGGGTGCGCCGGGAGCGCAACAACATCGCGGTGCGCAAGAGCCGGGACAAGGCCAAGCAGCGCAACGCGGAGacgcagcagaaggtgatggagCTCACCAATGACAATGACCGGCTGCGCAAGCGGGTGGAGCAGCTCACCAGGGAGCTGGAGACACTCAGGGGCATCTTCAGACAGCTGCCTGAGAGCTCCTTGGTCAAGGCCATGGGCAACTGCGCGTGA